A section of the Chloroflexota bacterium genome encodes:
- a CDS encoding tetratricopeptide repeat protein, with the protein MELSPTRDTHEQWARQAVRLAFEGAWKEAIELNKRILEAFPDDVQAYNRLGHAYNQLGKRQEAAAAYRESLQRDPANAIALRNLQQLAELLGDKLDFDVQAVLSEAERAAALLLEEPVTEEEEEEEFEPEEDTIDEGGDEE; encoded by the coding sequence ATGGAGTTATCACCTACTCGTGATACGCACGAACAATGGGCCCGCCAAGCGGTTCGTCTGGCCTTTGAAGGAGCATGGAAAGAGGCTATCGAACTGAACAAGCGAATCTTGGAAGCCTTTCCTGACGACGTCCAGGCTTATAACCGATTGGGACACGCCTACAACCAACTGGGCAAACGCCAGGAGGCCGCTGCCGCCTATCGCGAGAGCCTGCAACGCGATCCCGCCAATGCCATCGCCTTGCGCAATCTGCAACAATTGGCAGAGCTACTGGGCGACAAATTAGACTTCGATGTCCAGGCCGTACTTTCGGAAGCAGAGAGGGCTGCTGCGCTGCTGCTCGAGGAACCAGTTACCGAAGAAGAGGAGGAAGAAGAATTCGAGCCAGAAGAAGATACGATCGATGAAGGCGGTGACGAAGAATAA